From a region of the Candidatus Micropelagos thuwalensis genome:
- the cobS gene encoding cobaltochelatase subunit CobS, with protein sequence MTAESNSDMPNEPDIEVNVGETFGFESSLKVPAFSQSCEYVPELDEDYLLDPQTTRALLAGFANNRRVMVQGYHGTGKSTHIEQIAARLNWPCIRINLDSHVSRIDLIGKEAIVLRDGKQVTEFKEGILPWALQRPVALVFDEYDAGRPDVMFVIQRILEVSGKLTLLDQNKVIRPHPWFRLFATTNTIGLGDTSGLYHGTQQINQGQMDRWNIVTSLNYLPHEEEVKIILSKEKDFNNEEGQKTVASMVQVADLTRAAFINGDISTVMSPRTVLTWAENSRIFDDIGLAFQLTFLNKCDELERPTVAEFYQRCFGEDLPEKAVNILAS encoded by the coding sequence ATGACTGCCGAAAGTAATTCCGACATGCCCAACGAACCCGACATTGAAGTAAATGTCGGAGAAACTTTCGGGTTTGAAAGCTCGCTTAAAGTGCCAGCATTCTCTCAATCATGCGAATATGTTCCTGAACTAGACGAGGATTACCTGTTAGACCCTCAGACAACCCGTGCATTACTTGCCGGTTTTGCAAATAACCGACGCGTCATGGTTCAGGGTTATCACGGAACCGGAAAATCCACTCATATTGAACAAATCGCCGCGCGGTTGAATTGGCCATGTATCCGCATCAATTTGGATAGTCATGTCAGCCGAATTGATTTGATTGGTAAAGAAGCCATTGTTTTGCGCGATGGCAAACAAGTTACCGAGTTTAAGGAAGGTATCCTGCCATGGGCACTGCAAAGACCTGTGGCTTTGGTTTTTGATGAATATGATGCTGGTCGCCCTGATGTTATGTTCGTTATCCAGCGTATTCTGGAAGTCTCAGGCAAACTAACTTTACTCGACCAAAATAAAGTCATCCGCCCACATCCATGGTTCAGACTTTTTGCAACAACCAACACAATTGGTCTCGGCGATACCTCAGGTCTGTATCATGGTACCCAGCAGATTAACCAAGGCCAGATGGACAGATGGAATATTGTCACCAGCCTGAATTACCTCCCGCATGAGGAGGAGGTTAAGATTATTCTTTCCAAGGAAAAAGATTTCAATAACGAGGAAGGCCAAAAAACGGTTGCTTCTATGGTGCAAGTTGCCGACCTCACCCGTGCTGCATTTATTAATGGTGATATTTCAACCGTCATGTCACCACGGACTGTCCTAACATGGGCTGAAAATTCACGTATTTTTGATGATATTGGCCTCGCTTTCCAACTGACTTTCCTGAATAAATGCGACGAGCTTGAGCGCCCGACCGTAGCCGAGTTTTACCAAAGATGCTTTGGTGAAGACCTTCCTGAAAAGGCCGTTAACATTTTAGCTTCCTAA
- a CDS encoding J domain-containing protein → MNLKSKYFDSIRISKTGSNEVEAQVTCDWPDCSEVGSYPAPAAEGSSEKRYFCLEHIRTYNQSFNFFEGMSEADIAAFQRSARTGHRPTWTMGANRNTPGQSGNWQWQDPLDLVSEVSDGKARAPVKRASSGQIRALEVLELDENATAEEVKTRYKARIKKFHPDANNGDRSYEEKLNKVIQAYNYLKASGFC, encoded by the coding sequence ATGAACCTGAAATCAAAATATTTTGACTCAATACGCATTAGCAAAACCGGCAGCAACGAAGTTGAAGCACAGGTTACCTGTGACTGGCCCGATTGCAGTGAGGTGGGTTCCTATCCGGCACCCGCCGCCGAGGGGAGTTCGGAGAAGCGTTATTTCTGTCTCGAGCATATAAGAACCTATAATCAGAGCTTCAACTTTTTTGAAGGCATGAGCGAGGCTGATATTGCGGCGTTTCAAAGAAGTGCACGGACGGGCCACCGTCCCACTTGGACGATGGGCGCAAACCGGAACACTCCCGGTCAAAGCGGGAACTGGCAATGGCAAGACCCACTGGACCTTGTTTCGGAAGTCTCTGACGGAAAAGCGCGTGCACCCGTTAAGCGCGCCTCATCCGGTCAAATACGCGCGCTCGAAGTTTTAGAATTAGATGAGAACGCAACAGCAGAAGAAGTAAAAACGCGCTATAAAGCCCGAATAAAAAAGTTTCACCCTGATGCCAATAATGGCGATCGTAGCTATGAAGAAAAACTTAATAAGGTCATTCAAGCGTATAACTATTTAAAGGCTTCGGGCTTTTGTTAA